A region from the Manihot esculenta cultivar AM560-2 chromosome 13, M.esculenta_v8, whole genome shotgun sequence genome encodes:
- the LOC110629366 gene encoding uncharacterized protein LOC110629366 isoform X1 produces the protein MDWSSWFRRTAKNAKSPNQQQQQNTHEDEEELLGVTSQLINHVKSFTLDTFKNFPLQAEEDGTDGTVTFSDEILAATETTSANIRKDLSQWQERHATLVLSKVKELSQLRFRLCPRHLKERDFWRIYFALVKSYVAEYELQAIRVAKIKRIAMEKEISSDSGAFEVEMAETKQAASLEPQPHEIAPS, from the exons ATGGACTGGTCTTCATGGTTTCGACGCACTGCTAAAAACGCCAAAAGCCCAaatcagcagcagcagcaaaaCACACATGAAGATGAAGAAGAGCTGCTTGGAGTCACTTCTCAATTAATCAATCATGTCAAATCCTTCACACTGGACACTTTCAAGAATTTCCCACTTCAGG CTGAAGAAGATGGTACTGATGGAACTGTCACTTTTAGCGATGAAATTCTTGCTGCTACTGAAACTACATCGGCCAATATTCGAAAGGATCTCTCTCAGTGGCAGGAGCGACACGCTACTCTTGTTCTTTCCAAAGTCAag GAACTTTCACAACTTAGATTTAGGCTTTGCCCTCGCCACTTGAAGGAACGAGACTTTTGGAGGATATATTTTGCACTTGTCAAGAGCTATGTAGCTGA ATACGAGTTGCAGGCCATACGAGTAGCAAAAATCAAAAGGATAGCAATGGAGAAGGAAATATCTTCAGATTCTGGTGCATTTGAAGTTGAAATGGCAGAAACAAAGCAAGCAGCAAGTTTGGAACCTCAACCCCATGAGATTGCTCCCTCTTAG
- the LOC110629366 gene encoding uncharacterized protein LOC110629366 isoform X2: MDWSSWFRRTAKNAKSPNQQQQQNTHEDEEELLGVTSQLINHVKSFTLDTFKNFPLQDGTDGTVTFSDEILAATETTSANIRKDLSQWQERHATLVLSKVKELSQLRFRLCPRHLKERDFWRIYFALVKSYVAEYELQAIRVAKIKRIAMEKEISSDSGAFEVEMAETKQAASLEPQPHEIAPS; encoded by the exons ATGGACTGGTCTTCATGGTTTCGACGCACTGCTAAAAACGCCAAAAGCCCAaatcagcagcagcagcaaaaCACACATGAAGATGAAGAAGAGCTGCTTGGAGTCACTTCTCAATTAATCAATCATGTCAAATCCTTCACACTGGACACTTTCAAGAATTTCCCACTTCAGG ATGGTACTGATGGAACTGTCACTTTTAGCGATGAAATTCTTGCTGCTACTGAAACTACATCGGCCAATATTCGAAAGGATCTCTCTCAGTGGCAGGAGCGACACGCTACTCTTGTTCTTTCCAAAGTCAag GAACTTTCACAACTTAGATTTAGGCTTTGCCCTCGCCACTTGAAGGAACGAGACTTTTGGAGGATATATTTTGCACTTGTCAAGAGCTATGTAGCTGA ATACGAGTTGCAGGCCATACGAGTAGCAAAAATCAAAAGGATAGCAATGGAGAAGGAAATATCTTCAGATTCTGGTGCATTTGAAGTTGAAATGGCAGAAACAAAGCAAGCAGCAAGTTTGGAACCTCAACCCCATGAGATTGCTCCCTCTTAG